In the genome of Candidatus Methylomirabilota bacterium, the window CCGCGCGGCGTAGAGCCCGCCGAAGCCGCCGCCCACGATCACCACGTGCGGAGGGGCGGCCGGTCGTCTCATGGGCGTATGTTCATCGCGCCTCCTTCTCGAGCCAGGCGGCGACGTCGGCGGCGATCGCCTCCCAGCCGGGCTCCTGGATGAGCATGTGGGCGTGCTCGTCCCAGACGCGGATCTCCGCGCCGTACTTCGCGGCGACCTTCCGCACCGTCTTCGCGGGCGTGATGCGGTCCTCGCGGCCCGCCACGACGAGCATCGGGCACCGCACGCGCCGGGCGTCCACCGGCACGCCCGTCACCGCGACGTCGAAGGCCTGACGTCCCGACTCGGGCACGAGCCGCTCGAACGCGGCGCGGCGCTCCTCCGGCGGGGTCCGGCCGTAGAGGAGCGCGTCGGCCTCCTCGAACGACGGCGTGATCGGCCGGGAGCCGAAGATCTCGCCCGCGTGCCTCAGCGAGAGCCAGAAGAGCTTGGGCGTGGACAGGGCGAAGATGCCCCGCGGCGCCGCGGGCGTGAGGAGGACGGCGGCGGGCGGATCGCCGATCTCGGCGAGCTTCTGGACGATGAGGCCGCCCATCGAGTGGCCCACGAGGATCGGGTTGCCGATCGCCCCGGCGACGGCGCGCGCGTCCGTCACGTAGTCGGCGAAGGGGACGCGGCCGATGTCCCGGACGGGCTTCGAGCCGTGGTGGCCGCGGAGGTCGAGCGCGTAGCAGGTGACGCCGCGGCCCGCGAAGAACCCGAGCCACTTGTCCCACATCCAGCTCCCGCCCCACATGCCGTGGACGAACAGGATCGGGCGCCCGTGCTCGGGCACCCGCGGCGCCGCGCGCTCGACCTTGAGCCCCGCGATCTCCATCGGCATCCCGCGCGATTCTAGCAGGCCCGCGCCGGCTCCGGTCAGGCGCCGAGGACCTCGTCGAGGACGCGACCGTCGGTCCCCGCCAGTGTGAGACCGAGCACACGGGCGACCGTGGGCCCGACGTCGCGGCTCCGGACCGCGGCGAGCGTCATCCCCTTCGCGATGCCGGGTCCCGCCGCCAGGAAGAATGCGCCGAGGTCGGCGTGCGTCGGGAGGTGGCCGTGGGAGCCTCGATAGCGCGGGGCGCAGACGAGCTCGTCGCCCGCGGCGTCGTCCGCGAAGGAGTAGCCCGGCGCCGCCTCGAGGAGGAGGTCGCCGACCTTCGGGTTCGCGGCGCTCGTCGGGAGCCCGAGGCCCGCGTACGCGCCCTCCGCGAAGACGTGGGCGACGCCCTCGAGCCGCGCCAGCTCGGGCGCCAGGTCCCGCGCGAGCCGCGCGCGATCGCCGGCACCCGTGCAGTAGACGTAGCCCGCGCCGGAGTTCACGACGAAGCGCGCTTCCCCGCCCGCGATGCCGCCGGCCGCGTCCACGCGGAGCAGTCCGAGCTGCCGGAGCCGCGCGTTGATGCGCACGTCGTGCGCGACGGGCAGGAAGCCGTGGTCCGAGACGACGAAGAGCGCGGTGCGCTCGCCGAGCTCGTCGGCGGGCAGCGTGCCGAGGAGCCTCTGGATGAGGCC includes:
- a CDS encoding alpha/beta hydrolase: MPMEIAGLKVERAAPRVPEHGRPILFVHGMWGGSWMWDKWLGFFAGRGVTCYALDLRGHHGSKPVRDIGRVPFADYVTDARAVAGAIGNPILVGHSMGGLIVQKLAEIGDPPAAVLLTPAAPRGIFALSTPKLFWLSLRHAGEIFGSRPITPSFEEADALLYGRTPPEERRAAFERLVPESGRQAFDVAVTGVPVDARRVRCPMLVVAGREDRITPAKTVRKVAAKYGAEIRVWDEHAHMLIQEPGWEAIAADVAAWLEKEAR